One genomic segment of Mycolicibacterium psychrotolerans includes these proteins:
- a CDS encoding MarR family winged helix-turn-helix transcriptional regulator: MSGDGLADAVWRDLSSLVMDHRDGWKRAVVERSGLPFSRIRILKRLSRTPMTVKELAAAATIDAPAATVAVNDLEERGLVVREVNPQNRRCKVVSLTDAGREVVRTIDAVRDPAPEVLTALDDADLATLRALLDKLT; encoded by the coding sequence ATGTCCGGTGACGGCCTGGCCGACGCGGTGTGGCGGGACCTGTCGTCGCTGGTGATGGATCACCGCGACGGCTGGAAGCGGGCGGTGGTCGAGCGCTCCGGGTTGCCGTTCAGCAGGATCCGAATTCTCAAGCGGCTCAGTCGGACCCCGATGACTGTCAAGGAACTCGCCGCCGCGGCGACCATCGACGCGCCCGCGGCGACCGTCGCAGTCAACGACCTCGAGGAACGCGGGCTGGTGGTGCGTGAGGTGAACCCGCAGAACCGACGCTGCAAGGTGGTGTCCCTGACCGACGCGGGGCGGGAGGTGGTGCGCACGATCGACGCTGTCCGGGACCCGGCACCCGAGGTTCTCACCGCGCTGGACGACGCCGACCTGGCCACACTGCGCGCCCTGCTCGACAAGCTGACCTAG
- a CDS encoding IS481 family transposase translates to MSHRNAPLSETGRLRLARCVVEDGWSLRRAAERFQVAVTTAARWASRYRELGPAGMVDRSSRPHHSPNQTPTRTERRIIKIRVLRRWGPARIGYQLGIHPSTVHRVLSRYGVAKLRWLDRPTGRVIRRIQTTGCGELVHIDVKKLGKIPAGGGWRMLGRAVGRANRQADKSSAVMTQYRNPRRGYHFLHTAIDAHSRLAYSELLSDERKETAAAFWRRADAWFTECGITVRKVLTDNGSCYRSHAFRDALGDIEHRRTRPYRPQTNGKVERFHRTLADEWAYARLYTSDAQRCEQFPIWLHAYNHHRGHTALGGQPPASRVPNLSGQYS, encoded by the coding sequence GTGTCCCACCGTAATGCCCCCTTGTCCGAAACCGGTCGTCTGAGGCTGGCTCGCTGCGTCGTCGAGGACGGCTGGTCGCTGCGCCGGGCTGCCGAACGGTTTCAGGTCGCGGTGACTACGGCGGCCCGCTGGGCGAGCCGATACCGGGAGTTGGGTCCGGCTGGGATGGTCGATCGCAGCTCTCGGCCGCACCACAGCCCGAATCAGACACCGACCCGCACAGAGCGGCGCATCATCAAAATCCGCGTGCTGCGCCGTTGGGGACCGGCCCGCATCGGCTATCAGCTGGGCATTCATCCCTCGACAGTGCATCGGGTACTGAGCCGCTACGGGGTGGCCAAGCTGCGGTGGCTGGACCGACCTACCGGCCGAGTGATCCGGCGCATCCAAACCACCGGGTGTGGGGAATTGGTGCACATCGACGTCAAGAAGCTCGGCAAGATTCCCGCCGGCGGTGGCTGGCGCATGCTGGGCCGCGCTGTGGGCAGGGCCAATCGCCAGGCTGACAAGAGCAGCGCGGTCATGACGCAATACCGCAATCCCCGGCGGGGCTATCACTTCCTGCACACCGCGATCGACGCGCACTCTCGGCTGGCCTACTCCGAATTGCTAAGTGATGAACGCAAAGAGACCGCCGCAGCATTCTGGCGACGCGCCGACGCCTGGTTCACAGAGTGCGGCATCACAGTGCGGAAAGTGTTGACCGACAACGGCTCCTGCTACCGATCCCATGCCTTCCGGGACGCTCTCGGCGACATCGAACACCGGCGCACCCGCCCATACCGACCGCAGACCAACGGCAAGGTCGAGAGATTCCACCGCACCCTGGCCGACGAATGGGCCTACGCCCGCCTCTACACCAGCGACGCCCAACGCTGCGAGCAATTCCCGATCTGGCTGCACGCCTACAATCACCACCGCGGCCACACCGCACTCGGCGGCCAACCACCCGCCAGCCGCGTACCTAACCTCTCAGGTCAGTACAGCTAG